The nucleotide sequence GGAGCGTGAGTCCCTGCAGCACCAGGGTTACGAAAATGATGCTGAACGCAAGAAAGATAATCAGATCGCGTTGCGGAAACGGATTGCCGTTCTCCAGGGCTTCGGGAAGGGCAATGGCAGCGGCAAGAGAGATGACTCCCCGCATGCCCGTCCATCCGGTAACCAGCAGAGTTCGTAGAGAAGGGAACGCGACGTTCTGATGGAGAATTTTCCGGCGGATTCGATTGGCCAGAAATGCGCCGGGGAAAATCCAGACCAGGCGAAGCAGGATCACCAGGCTACTGAAGAGGGCGCCAAAGAGCAGCAGGGAACCGAGCCGGTAGTCACGAATCCCCGCTAACACGTGAGGCAGTTGCAGGCCAATGAGGACGAAGACCAAGCCATTCAGAATGAAGACGGAAGAATCCCAGAACCCCCAAATTTGCAATCGGACTTCAGGTGAGAAAAATTCCGAACTGCGACGGCTGAGATAGAGTCCGCAGGCGACGACGGCGAGCACGCCGGATGCATGGATTCTTTCGGCACCGAAATAGGCCGCATAGGGAACGAGGATGCTGATCGCAATTTCGATCGGGCCGTCGTCAATCCACCGCTCAACGCGGTCGACGATCCATCCGGTCAAAAGTCCAACGCCGAGTCCAGCGAATACCAGGAAGGCCATCCGCCCCAAGCCTTCAGAGATGGTGGGCGTCTGGCCACGGACGACCATGGCAATCCCGAATTCGAGCGCAAGCAGGCCGCTGGCGTCGTTGACCAGGCTCTCGCCTTCGAGGATGTCGACGATACGCTTGGGTAGACCGATGCGATTCGCGATGGCGGTGGCGGCAATGGCATCGGTGGGCGCGACGATCGCTCCGAGGACGAAGCCGAGCCTCCAGTCGAAGCCGGGAAACAACCAGTGGGCACAGGCGGAGACTCCCAGGACCGTGAATCCGACGAGCCCAAAAGCCAGCATGAGAATGCTGGCGAGATTGAACGAGAACTCCCGCCATGATGTGACCCAGGCTGCTGCGTACAGCAAGGGAGGCAGGACGACGAAAAACACGACGTCAGGGTTGAGAGTGATCTTCGGGACGTGAGGAACAAATCCCAATAAAGCTCCCGCAATCACGAGGACAATGGGATAAGGTGTCTTTAGCTTGCGGGCGAGCGCGCCAAAGGCCACGACGAACAGCAGCAACAACAGGAAAACGAGTTCGATGGTCTGTACATTGCTGCTCGGCATGGGTCCCGCAATCTCCGTACGGTGCGGCTTAGCCGCATAGAAAATTATAAGTGGTTACGGCCTCGGTACGGCCGCGAAGGCTGCGCTTTTTCGGACAGAACCGGGCATGGTTCATGCATCCTATCAAGCATTAGGACTACGCAACCAAGGTGAGCATCATGAAAAGAAGGTTATTGCTGGGGCTGGGCATTGCAATGCTGGCGCAATGGTGTGCCGCGCAGGCCGCTCCCACCACTTCGGACGCCGCAGCACAGGTTCAGAATACGAATTCATTACCGGCAGGGACCATCATTCCGATTGAACTGTCGAAATCGCTGGACACAAGGAAGGCGAAGGTTGGCGACAAGATCGAAGCCAAGCTGCCGGCAGATTTGTTGGCTCACGGGAAGATTGTGATTCCGCGCGAGACAAAGGTCTATGGCCACGTTACTGATGTGAAGGCGCACGGCAAGGAGTCTCCCGGATCGAAGGTCGCAATTGCGTTCGACACGATTGCGATGAAAAAAGGCAGTGAAGTACCCATCCAGGTCGTGGTTCAGGCAGTCGGTCGCCCGCTGCAGTTGGTGGATTCGCCGGCGCACATGAGTGAAGGAGCGGGGGTGTCCGCTGCAACAGCGTCGGTCGGGAGTGGAACGGGCGCGACTTCGCCG is from Acidobacteriota bacterium and encodes:
- a CDS encoding Na+/H+ antiporter, which produces MPSSNVQTIELVFLLLLLFVVAFGALARKLKTPYPIVLVIAGALLGFVPHVPKITLNPDVVFFVVLPPLLYAAAWVTSWREFSFNLASILMLAFGLVGFTVLGVSACAHWLFPGFDWRLGFVLGAIVAPTDAIAATAIANRIGLPKRIVDILEGESLVNDASGLLALEFGIAMVVRGQTPTISEGLGRMAFLVFAGLGVGLLTGWIVDRVERWIDDGPIEIAISILVPYAAYFGAERIHASGVLAVVACGLYLSRRSSEFFSPEVRLQIWGFWDSSVFILNGLVFVLIGLQLPHVLAGIRDYRLGSLLLFGALFSSLVILLRLVWIFPGAFLANRIRRKILHQNVAFPSLRTLLVTGWTGMRGVISLAAAIALPEALENGNPFPQRDLIIFLAFSIIFVTLVLQGLTLPFVVRLLKIGDGGGGKNERDKEEESARREMLLSALTHLEQTRADDDSEFREIYDDLTGHYQHKLAVVSGEENPEHALSPAHRKRHTGILRDLLRVERQTLIRLRDQSRIDDETLRQLEYELDLREANPTSAI